From Plasmodium brasilianum strain Bolivian I chromosome 7, whole genome shotgun sequence, the proteins below share one genomic window:
- a CDS encoding protein kinase, giving the protein MKRITREDILLKYKDKDDFVYYHLHNILTHKPFNELIEYENGDTYIGTTEKRRRHGYGYYIYKDSKSIYQGIWKENTKSGFGILYNEKEVIYSGEWLNNISHGFGCSYKNDELFFGGYKYGLMNGVGILKKNTSFNFCLFQSNRKKCLIKITKYMKIYLYLYKNNKILFKEKLNDFFPFYMNSNIPNILHEQIFRKLLSVDEWSRILSSKYYKVINTKQQNSPGKNDFLSYINYKSRIIFRKGMSNETELPKEENKDFNVHHYEYAWGNRSDAPLRCNDKLDVETTRDANNEISNSNDSQNDFLSYNNLLGSFYSLRTMSKLASEKCDISYNSCTEDEERRFHNSSLQLNKMVPCESFNEKHLYYRSDSSSSTSDFYMDVTFESSSSFPSFKKKSKIKIPYRHISIYGNSKIRTGKRRKKKDKKKYYKLLIGEYNRKRSQLKLDGYENCTTIAGVKRNENVLNSVRSNAYSNNNNSGNGINGNGINGNSINGNSINGNSINGNGINGNGINGSDNNNNNSNSSTDNNDTTFAGNNIYSSKKGKKASTYLHFLTYLKEINRKKKIECIYQWHKHHVSILLYLFKLHKYIPSFNYNNIKGFHFFTLNSKILRQLGVQNKEHIYFLMNFINIFNNIHNVYLQTLIKWTHVKKDFLLTYNSLNKKKFCILKNLRNAPNMYLCYYHNAPVCLKIVSSKTKKTSHAKNCKNEQIKLNKYAEGDCSTIYMHEQEDGFDGGTRGKRIAAHYDREKAKINMDIEAKIIDDTKGIARCECTTTDCPEYSEIKAAHELGQYDEGQGSDGKNGKIDEMNGKNGRKNDEKDITCVSTNFKNDLLNAAQNFLFNEKLKINFMHNFENIKKNVLKFEMKTKHKNEEESIYARRSDMNASIHPPNYDNTILENKRYVQDVYNEKLLTGQYTKVIKVVNYGYHKNVSGSDTNNTTNSSMDDSGSSKSDYNNDVNNYIEKLKCKMAFIKEHFIISNLRHANFVKYIGNITSRKKEKFGLVFEYLRGKYLHDFIYYSKSKKKKCTLKNRKIIKLFYEISVSLRYMHDKYIYHGNINSKNIFITNKGNIKICNFQYSSIGSYYDYKGNTGGRCDAFGKHNSSNVRRNMSSNNDSNSRNSRSSYNFLCDKMCLPLPYITSVNYTRGANVKSSPLLQFHTFTFDNRKANYADDAYVAPEVLREEEYTDKSDIYSFGILMYEVLFETLPFKNESIPLFFLISTGYYQKYINFDINKLYSKFDGDDGDADNMFHVSINIMLIIKECLNPEPCNRPSSKYLCSSFKYLLDLLTMQDISK; this is encoded by the exons aTGAAAAGGATTACCAGGGAAGACATACTTTTGAAATATAAGGATAAAGATGATTTTGTTTATTACCATTTGCATAACATATTAACCCACAAGCCGTTTAACGAACTT ATAGAATATGAAAATGGGGACACTTACATAGGAACAACAGAAAAAAGACGAAGACACGGCTATGGttattacatatacaagGATAGTAAGTCCATATATCAAGG gaTATGGAAGGAAAACACAAAAAGCGGCTTTGGGATACTCTACAATGAAAAGGAAGTTATTTATTCAG GCGAATGGCTAAACAACATTTCACATGGTTTTGGATGCAGCTACAAAAATGAcgaattattttttggtgGTTACAAATACGGTTTAATGAATGGTGTgggaatattaaaaaaaaatactagttttaatttttgcttatttcAATCGAACAGGAAAAAATGTCTAATTAAAATTacgaaatatatgaaaatttatttatatctttataaaaataacaaaattctttttaaggaaaaattaaatgattttttcccattttataTGAACAGTAACATTCCGAATATTTTACATGAACAAATTTTTCGTAAATTATTAAGTGTAGATGAATGGTCTCGTATCCTTTCTTCgaaatattataaagtaataaatacTAAACAGCAAAATTCCCCCGGAAAAAATGACTTTTTAAGTTACATAAACTACAAATCACGAATAATATTCCGAAAGGGAATGAGTAATGAAACGGAATTACcaaaagaggaaaataaaGATTTTAATGTTCATCATTACGAATATGCATGGGGGAATAGAAGCGATGCGCCTCTAAGATGCAATGATAAGCTCGATGTAGAAACAACCCGTGATGCTAACAATGAAATAAGTAATTCTAACGACAGTCAAAATGATTTCCTGTCTTATAATAACCTATTAGGAAGTTTTTACTCTTTAAGAACAATGTCCAAACTTGCTAGTGAAAAATGtgatatttcatataattcaTGTACAGAGGATGAAGAAAGAAGATTCCATAATTCATCCTTACAATTAAATAAGATGGTACCTTGTGAAAgttttaatgaaaaacatttatattacaGAAGCGATTCCAGTAGTAGTACTAGCGACTTTTATATGGATGTAACATTCGAAAGCTCCTCCAGCTTTCCCagttttaaaaagaaaagcaaaataaagattCCCTATCGTCATATTAGCATATATGGTAATAGCAAAATAAGGACAgggaaaagaagaaagaaaaaagataagaaaaaatattataaattactcATTGGAGAATATAATAGAAAACGTTCTCAATTGAAACTAGATGGCTACGAGAATTGTACTACCATTGCGGGGGTAAAACgaaatgaaaatgtattGAACAGTGTTAGAAGTAATGcatatagtaataataataacagtggAAATGGCATCAATGGAAATGGTATCAATGGAAATAGTATCAATGGAAATAGTATCAATGGAAATAGTATCAATGGAAATGGTATCAATGGAAATGGTATCAATGGaagtgataataataataataatagtaatagtagcaCCGATAATAATGATACTACATTTGCAGGTAACAATATTTATTCGtcgaaaaaaggaaaaaaggctTCAACGTACTTGcattttttaacttatttaaaagagataaatagaaaaaaaaaaattgaatgcATATATCAGTGGCACAAGCATCATGTTTCAATTTTGTTGTACCTCTTTAAacttcataaatatataccttcatttaattacaataatattaaaggtttccatttttttacattgaacagtaaaatattaagacAATTGGGTGTACAAAATAAAGagcacatatattttttaatgaattttattaatatatttaacaacATTCATAATGTCTATTTGCAGACGTTAATAAAATGGACACATGTAAAGAAAGACTTTTTGTTAACgtataattctttaaataaaaaaaaattttgtattcttaaaaatttacgGAATGCTCCTAACATGTACCTGTGCTATTATCATAATGCTCCTGTCTGCTTAAAAATCGTTTCAAGTAAAACAAAGAAAACATCCCATgcaaaaaattgtaaaaatgaacaaattaaGTTGAACAAATACGCAGAAGGGGATTGTTCtaccatatatatgcatgaacAAGAGGATGGTTTTGATGGGGGCACAAGGGGTAAGCGGATAGCAGCACATTATGATCGCGAAAAAGCCAAAATTAACATGGACATAGAAGCGAAAATAATAGACGATACGAAGGGAATAGCTCGTTGTGAATGTACTACTACAGATTGTCCTGAATATAGTGAAATAAAAGCTGCACATGAATTAGGACAATATGATGAGGGGCAGGGAAGTGATGGGAAGAACGGAAAGATTGACGAGATGAATGGAAAGAATGGAAGGAAGAATGATGAAAAGGATATAACGTGCGTCTCCACCAACTTTAAGAATGACCTTTTAAATGCTGCacagaattttttattcaatgaaaaattgaagataaattttatgcacaattttgaaaatataaaaaaaaatgtgttaaaATTTGAGatgaaaacaaaacataaaaatgagGAGGAGAGCATATATGCGCGAAGGAGTGATATGAACGCTAGTATACATCCCCCCAATTATGATAATACCATATTAGAGAATAAAAGATACGTTCAGGATGTGTATAATGAGAAGTTGTTGACTGGGCAGTATACAAAAGTTATAAAGGTAGTCAATTATGGATATCATAAGAATGTAAGTGGGTCAGACACAAACAACACAACAAATAGCAGTATGGATGACAGTGGAAGTAGCAAAAgtgattataataatgatgtaaataattatatagaaaaattaaaatgcaaaatggcatttataaaagaacattttattatttccaaTTTAAGACATGcaaattttgttaaatatataggtAATATTACAAgtaggaaaaaagaaaaatttggACTAGTTTTCGAATACTTGAGAGGAAAATATTTACAcgattttatatattatagtaagagtaaaaaaaaaaaatgtacgttaaaaaatagaaaaattataaaactgTTTTATGAAATCTCGGTATCATTACGTTACATGCATGATAAGTACATATACCATGGAAAcattaatagtaaaaatatatttataacaaacaaagggaatataaaaatttgcaATTTTCAGTACTCTTCCATAGGAAGTTATTACGACTACAAAGGAAACACCGGAGGGAGGTGCGACGCCTTCGGAAAGCATAATAGCAGCAATGTAAGAAGGAACATGAGCAGTAATAACGATAGCAATAGCCGTAATAGTCGCAGTAGCTACAATTTTTTGTGTGACAAAATGTGCTTACCCCTTCCATACATAACATCAGTGAACTACACACGGGGTGCCAATGTTAAATCATCTCCTTTGCTGCAATTTCATACATTCACATTTGATAACAGGAAAGCGAACTATGCGGATGATGCATATGTTGCTCCCGAAGTTTTAAGGGAAGAAGAATATACAGATAAGAGTGATATATACTCCTTCGGGATATTAATGTATGAAGTTCTTTTTGAAACCTTACCTTTCAAAAATGAAAGcattccattattttttctgatTTCTACAGGttattatcaaaaatatattaatttcgatataaataaattatactcAAAATTTGATGGTGATGATGGCGATGCGGATAACATGTTTCACGtttctataaatattatgttaataattaaaGAGTGCCTTAACCCAGAACCCTGCAACAGACCCAGTTCAAAATACTTATGCAGCAGCTTTAAATATTTGCTCGATTTGCTTACAATGCAGGATATTAGCAAGTAG
- a CDS encoding parasitophorous vacuolar protein 5: MIKAFFLFFVCLLLSTVRATDNTNNDGLVHIITKNIDLKQLQGTFYEIATNASDKIFPGLLCRCTKYEFSGLKRDGNLGYILINFSCDRNFLFGEQKSEMTFKLILNKPVDENTTTVEEFNASIYLVQGNQQILLNNNVNIIYAEANEQNEYEHLIIGGQKSTEPMIILSKYRTVLLETYNKLLNSLYLAGYEPSLLSWPFIIQTDQTFCD, from the exons ATGAtaaaagcattttttttgtttttcgtTTGTTTATTGCTCTCCACAGTTAGAGCAACCGATAATACCAACAat GATGGCCTTGTTCACATAATAACAAAGAACATCGACTTGAAACAATTACAAGGAACCTTTTATGAAATAGCAACCAATGCATCAGATAAAATTTTCCCAGGATTATTATGTAGATGTACTAAATACGAATTTTCAGGATTAAAGAGAGATGGAAATTTAGGGTATATTTTAATCAACTTCAGTTGTGATAGAAATTTCTTATTCGGTGAACAGAAATCCGAAATgacttttaaattaatattaaataaaccAGTTGACGAAAATACAACAACTGTTGAAGAATTTAATGCAAGTATTTACTTAGTCCAAGGAAACCAACAAATACTATTAAACAacaatgtaaatataatatatgctgAAGCcaatgaacaaaatgaatatgAACACTTAATTATTGGTGGCCAGAAATCAACTGAACCAATGATCATATTGTCCAAATATAGAACAGTTTTATTAGAAACCTATAACAAACTTTTGAATTCTCTCTACTTAGCTGGATACGAACCATCTCTCTTGAGCTGGCCATTTATCATCCAAACAGATCAAACCTTCtgtgattaa